In a genomic window of Erigeron canadensis isolate Cc75 chromosome 5, C_canadensis_v1, whole genome shotgun sequence:
- the LOC122601244 gene encoding uncharacterized protein LOC122601244 has translation MFDKDDFSGWKGRMSLFLESIDNNMSDILQDGSYVPTQTLVVEAVVREGQPTIPATVKSIVKDKADWSDEDRRLANLDVKTRNFIVQAVLKDIYHSIKMCSTAKKMWVTLTVMFEGCSTSMESTITTLTRKYVRFFYLRNESLTDTHTRFNALVNDLAAVGIIKKNSVLKSKFLDSLPPKWNNYISSVKLSSIYDDLDLPGLFGLLHSQECSEAEKLIAMGDSYSQLAVALVASISEHPSSISNEIIPYINDDIPVISHPNLVCAGSKCDESDADELANKVAMLAERTRRRSFNKFKGKGKGGQADKTNKPFDMSKFTCYKCGKTGHMAGNYRSKESSQAVPAKGGRSEKYSKLKTKYKALKAQVAELTEKVNKNERSLVAKDWAESATSSNDELYKDAKCFMAKEAAQKFAEDLEKIQQQSE, from the coding sequence ATGTTTGACaaagatgatttcagtgggtggaAAGGTCGAATGTCTTTGTTCCTTGAATCTATCGACAACAATATGTCTGACATCCTTCAGGATGGTTCTTATGTTCCTACACAAACTCTTGTGGTTGAAGCTGTGGTCAGGGAAGGTCAACCAACCATTCCTGCCACAGTCAAATCTATTGTTAAGGACAAGGCAGATTGGTCGGATGAGGATAGGAGATTGGCAAACTTGGATGTGAAGACTAGAAATTTCATTGTCCAAGCTGTGCTCAAAGATATTTACCATTCTATTAAAATGTGTTCAACTGCTAAGAAAATGTGGGTTACATTGACTGTCATGTTTGAGGGTTGCTCTACTTCCATGGAATCCACTATAACTACTTTAACCAGGAAGTATGTGAGGTTTTTCTATTTGAGAAATGAATCCTTAACAGACACTCATACCCGCTTTAATGCTTTAGTAAATGATTTAGCTGCTGTTggaattattaagaaaaatagtgttttgaaaagtaaatttcttgATTCTTTACCACCCAAATGGAACAACTATATTTCATCTGTTAAATTAAGTTCTATTTATGATGATCTTGATCTCCCTGGACTTTTTGGTTTGCTTCATAGCCAAGAGTGTTCAGAGGCAGAAAAGTTAATTGCTATGGGTGATTCTTATAGTCAGCTTGCTGTTGCACTTGTTGCTTCCATATCTGAACACCCTAGCTCAATTAGTAATGAGATCATTCCTTATATTAATGATGATATTCCAGTGATTTCTCATCCTAACCTTGTTTGTGCTGGATCTAAATGTGATGAATCTGATGCTGATGAACTAGCTAATAAAGTAGCTATGTTGGCTGAAAGGACCAGAAGGAGATCCTTTAATAAGtttaaaggaaaaggaaaaggtGGCCAAGCTGATAAGACAAATAAGCCATTTGACATGTCCAAATTCACTTGTTACAAATGTGGCAAGACTGGACATATGGCTGGTAACTACAGATCCAAAGAGTCTTCTCAAGCTGTGCCTGCTAAAGGTGGAAGAAGTGAAAAGTACTCAAAGCTCAAGACTAAATACAAAGCCTTGAAAGCACAAGTAGCTGAGTTGACTGAGAAAGTGAATAAAAATGAGAGGAGTCTGGTAGCCAAAGACTGGGCCGAAAGTGCCACTTCATCTAATGATGAGCTGTACAAAGATGCCAAGTGTTTTATGGCTAAAGAAGCTGCTCAAAAATTTGCTGAGGATCTAGAGAAAATACAACAGCAATCTGAATAA